The following is a genomic window from Pelosinus sp. IPA-1.
AATTTATGCAATGTCAAACCAATCCGATGGTCTGTCACCCTTCCTTGAGGGAAATTATAGGTACGAATCCGTTCACTGCGATCCCCTGTACCTACCTGGCTTTTACGAGTTTCCGCCATTTCCGCGTTATGTTCTGCCTCCGCTTTCTCTAGCACCTTAGCTCTGAGTACACGCATTGCCTTATCCTTATTCTTAAGCTGAGACTTTTCATCTTGACACTGAACAACTATGCCTGTCGGTAAATGAACAATTCTAACCGCTGACTCTGTTTTATTGACATGCTGACCGCCGGCACCGCTGGCACAATAGGTATCAATTCGAAGATCGTTTTGATGAATTACTACATCTACTTCCTCAGCTTCAGGTAATACAGCCACTGTAACAGTAGAGGTATGAATACGTCCACTTGATTCTGTGGTGGGAACACGTTGTACACGGTGTACACCACTTTCATATTTCAATCGACTATAAGCACCATCCCCGTGAATTTCAAAGACCACTTCCTTAAAACCACCTAAATCCGGTGCATTGGCATCCAATATTTCGGTGCGCCAACCTTGATTCTCAGCATATCGAGTATACATACGAAATAAATCCCCAGCAAATAGGGCAGCTTCATCGCCACCAGCTCCGCCACGAATTTCAACAATTACACTTTTGTCATCATTAGGATCTTTAGGCAAGAGCAAAATACGCAATTCTTCATTCAGTACTTCATTTTTAGCTTTTAATTCTGCAAGTTCTGCTGACACCATCTGCCGAAAATCATTATCCAATTTATCATTAAGCATTTCAAGAGCATCTGCTATTCCTTGTTGTACCTCTTTATACTCGTGAAATTTTGCTACGATAGGTGTCATTTTAGAATGAGTCTTGGTAAGTTTTTGCCACTCTTCCATATTAGCCATAACTGAAGGGTCGCTAATTAAGTTTTCCAATTCAAGATATTTATCTTCAATGGCCTGCAATTTATCCCGCATGGTCATTCTCCTCTAAATCTATTTTGTATCATAAGCACAAAGAACATACAACACTTTGTTGTTAAAAGATTGTGTCCTTTGTGCTTACCGATAGCTATACTTCTTCTACTGTTCGAACTGCTTCTAAGGCTTTAATAGCCACTTCTAGTTGATCATCACTTGGTTCTCTAGTAGTTAATTTCTGCAATAATAAACCTGGCATAATTGCAACCCGTACCCATGCCGCTTCACTTTTTCCTGCAAAACGAATGATTTCATAAGCAAGACCTGCTACTACCGGCATTAGAATAATACGAGAAACAATGCGGATCCATAACTCTGGCCAGCCTAGAAAAGCGAACATAATGATACTTACAATCATTACAATCAACAAAAAGTTGGTACCACATCTAGGATGCAGCGTGGTATATGTCCGCACATGTTCAACATCCAAGGGTACTCCGGCTTCATAAGCATGAATCGTTTTATGTTCAGCTCCGTGATATTCAAACACTCGCCTAATATCCTTCATCCTAGAAATCGCCGTAATATATACTAGGAAGATCGATAGTCGCAACACGCCTTCCATAAGGTTTAACAATCGTGGATCAGTAATCGCACTATGAATATATTTTGCCGCATAGGTAGGGATAATTACAAATAATACAATGGCTAAGCCAAGAGAAAAAACCATGGTTAGCGCAATTTCCTTATTTGATAATTCTTCCCCTTCTTCACCAGCCGCTTGGGCTGAAAAAGATAGCGCTTTGAGTCCTTGTACTAAAGACTCAACCAAGGCAACGACACCTCTTAGCATCGGTTTTTTCAAAATGGGATACCGGTCATTAACAGGTGTAAAAGGTTCCTTTTTGATGATGATCTCACCTGAAGGCTCCCTGACGGCAGTTGCAATCATGCCAGGACCACGCATCATTACACCCTCAATGACTGCTTGCCCACCAATACTTACTTTCGGTTTCATGGTATCCCCTCCTTTATTTTATAAGAAAAGGGCTTATATCTTTGCTACAGATATAAATGTAGCAGAGCATTTCTGCTCTGCTACCCCGTTTTTAGGCCTGTTGAC
Proteins encoded in this region:
- the prfA gene encoding peptide chain release factor 1; its protein translation is MRDKLQAIEDKYLELENLISDPSVMANMEEWQKLTKTHSKMTPIVAKFHEYKEVQQGIADALEMLNDKLDNDFRQMVSAELAELKAKNEVLNEELRILLLPKDPNDDKSVIVEIRGGAGGDEAALFAGDLFRMYTRYAENQGWRTEILDANAPDLGGFKEVVFEIHGDGAYSRLKYESGVHRVQRVPTTESSGRIHTSTVTVAVLPEAEEVDVVIHQNDLRIDTYCASGAGGQHVNKTESAVRIVHLPTGIVVQCQDEKSQLKNKDKAMRVLRAKVLEKAEAEHNAEMAETRKSQVGTGDRSERIRTYNFPQGRVTDHRIGLTLHKLDFVLNGDLDEVINALIATAQSERMQQGE
- a CDS encoding DUF1385 domain-containing protein — protein: MKPKVSIGGQAVIEGVMMRGPGMIATAVREPSGEIIIKKEPFTPVNDRYPILKKPMLRGVVALVESLVQGLKALSFSAQAAGEEGEELSNKEIALTMVFSLGLAIVLFVIIPTYAAKYIHSAITDPRLLNLMEGVLRLSIFLVYITAISRMKDIRRVFEYHGAEHKTIHAYEAGVPLDVEHVRTYTTLHPRCGTNFLLIVMIVSIIMFAFLGWPELWIRIVSRIILMPVVAGLAYEIIRFAGKSEAAWVRVAIMPGLLLQKLTTREPSDDQLEVAIKALEAVRTVEEV